Proteins encoded by one window of Armatimonadota bacterium:
- a CDS encoding cobalamin-binding protein: MRIVSLLPSATEIVCALGLADSLVGISHDCDYPPEIRNRPVLSEAVVTGDLPSAVIDARIREQVHRGRSVYHLDEAQLARLRPDLILTQELCRVCAPSYSLVQQAAKILDAKPGIVSLEPRGLRDILANIQLVGDLTGTSTQARAIVDGLQERIDAVSRAVAGTTRPRVACLEWLEPIFVGGHWVPEMVEVAGGHDVLGRAGEPSFVVEWDQVVAAQPDVIVLMPCGFDIPRTRRELDLLTTRPGWEALSAVRAGRVYLTDASAYFNRPGPRIVTGLEILAAILHPDRFPVPLPPHSVEEWRPAASNSRR, encoded by the coding sequence ATGCGCATCGTCTCCCTGCTGCCCAGCGCCACCGAGATCGTCTGCGCCCTCGGCCTGGCCGACTCCCTCGTCGGGATCTCCCACGACTGCGACTATCCGCCGGAGATCCGCAACCGTCCGGTCCTGAGCGAGGCCGTCGTGACGGGCGATCTGCCCAGCGCCGTCATCGACGCCCGCATCCGCGAGCAGGTGCACCGCGGCCGAAGCGTGTATCATCTGGACGAGGCGCAGCTCGCCCGGCTGCGGCCCGACCTCATCCTGACCCAGGAGCTCTGCCGGGTCTGCGCGCCTTCCTACTCGCTGGTGCAGCAGGCGGCGAAGATCCTGGACGCCAAACCCGGGATCGTCTCTCTGGAACCACGGGGGCTCCGGGATATCCTGGCCAACATTCAGCTGGTGGGAGACCTGACGGGCACGAGCACCCAGGCCCGGGCCATCGTGGACGGCCTGCAGGAGCGGATCGATGCCGTGTCGCGCGCGGTCGCCGGCACGACGCGACCGCGCGTGGCCTGCCTCGAGTGGCTGGAGCCCATCTTCGTCGGCGGACACTGGGTGCCCGAGATGGTGGAGGTCGCGGGAGGACACGACGTCCTCGGCCGCGCGGGAGAGCCCTCCTTTGTGGTCGAGTGGGATCAGGTCGTGGCAGCGCAGCCCGACGTGATCGTCCTGATGCCCTGCGGCTTCGACATCCCGCGGACGCGCCGGGAGCTGGACCTGCTGACAACCCGTCCGGGGTGGGAGGCGCTCTCCGCCGTCCGCGCCGGGCGCGTCTACCTGACCGATGCGTCGGCGTACTTCAACCGCCCCGGCCCACGCATCGTGACCGGGCTGGAGATCCTCGCTGCGATCCTGCATCCGGACCGTTTCCCAGTTCCGCTCCCCCCTCACAGCGTCGAGGAGTGGCGGCCCGCCGCCAGCAACTCACGCCGGTAG